The following DNA comes from Candidatus Methylacidiphilum fumarolicum.
AATTTGAAACAAACCCATTTCTATAGCTCTTACTTTATCCACTTCAAGATGAAGGGTTGGGTAATCGAACCGTTGGTGAATGTGGGCATCAGCAATGCCTGGAATTTTTCTAATGGCTGCAAGAGATTCGACGGCAAATTCTGCAGTAAGCTTTTCATCAGTACCAATAACTTGAACGTCAATTGGAGCAGGTGTTCCAAAATTGAGCACTTGATTGACCATGTCTGCAGGCTGGAAAAAGAAAACACAATCTGGGAATTCTTTTCTTAGCGTTTTCCTGAGTTGCTTCATATAGAATGCTGTAGGCCGGTGTTTTTCTTTTAGATTGATCATGATTTCTCCATCGAAAGAGCCCTGATTCATCGAGTCAGACATGGCTAGAGTCGCCATAAAATAGATTGGTAGCCCTATATTATCGACGATTGTTTCCAATTCAGTCGGAGGAATGATTTTTTTTATTGTTGCTTCTATCCTTGAGAAGTATTCTTCAGTCTTTTCAAGACGAGTTCCTGTCGGAGTGTAGACGTGGAGTCGCATGATTCCTGCATCAACTGTGGGAAAGAAATCTCGACCAATAAAGGGGAAGGTTAGCAGGCTTGAAGTGATGAAAAAGGAAACCCAAAAATAAAATTTCTTTCTATTAGTTAAGACGATCCTAAGCGCTTTTGAATAGGCAACTCGAAGCCTTTCAAAGTTGTTATAGAAAGAACCTTGTATTTTATAAAAAAAGGAAAAAAATTGATCGGTTTTCCTTGCTTCATGAGGCTTGAATTCTAGCAAAAATATCATGGCGGTGACAAGAGAACGTGAAAGTACATAGGAAAAAAGAAGAGAAAGAACTACTGCTAAGGCCATTGGAATGAAAAGGAATCGAGGAGGACCTTCCAAAAAGATCACTGAGGTAAATACAACAGAGATAGACAAAGTGGCTACTAATGCAGGAAGAGCTATTTGTTGGGAGCCGTCCATGATCGATTGTAAGGGAGGTTTCCCCAATTCTTTGTTTCTGTGAATATTTTCGACAGCGACTGTGGCATCGTCTACGAGTATGCCCACAGCTAAGGCCAACCCCCCAAGCGTCATTAAGTTTAGAGTATATCCAAAGAGTTTTAGTAAGAACAAAGCCGTAAATATACAGAGTGGAATCGAAGTTAAAACCACAAAGGTACTCCTGGGACTGCGTAGGAAAAGCAATATCATAAGACCAGTGAGTAGAGCAGCTGAGGCTGCTTCAAAGACCACTCCTTTTATAGCAGCACGCACAAATACAGACTGATCGAATAGTTCTTGAATTCTTTTGTCAGGGTTAGCTTTACGAATTTCCGGAAGAAGGGATTTTATTTGATCAACTATTTGGATTGTCGAAGCCCCCATGGTTTTGAGTGTGGTCATGAGGATCCCATGAACTCCATTTAATCGGACGAGGTTAACTTGAGGAATTCCTCCATCGTGAACTGTCCCTACATCTCGAAAATAAATGACTCGATCATTAATATTTTTCCGAACATAGGCAACATTAGGATCATAGACGCGCTTGATTGGGAAGTCATTTATTTCAAAAAGGTTTTTGGGGACATTATTTAATGTGACAAAATAGTCTCTATCCCCTATTTTTACATCCCCTGAAGGATAATTAAGAACTTGCCCAGCCAAAGCATCTAAAGCATCTTGAGCGGAGACACCTCTAGCAATAAGCTGATTGGTATCTAAGTCTACTGTCATCCATCTGACAACACCTCCCCATGGAGGAGGAAACATCGTTCCTTTTACAGATAACAGATCCCTACGAAGTTGCCAAATAGTATAATCGTAAAGAGCTGATTCAGAAAGAGAAGAGCTAGAGACAGCAATTTGAAGCACGGGAACCGATGAAGCATTGAACCGAAAGATAAGAGGTGGGGTTGTGCCAGGTGGCATTCTTTTAATGATGGGCTGTAGGACCGATGTAATTTCTGCTACCGCCATAGAGATATCGACATAGGGCTGAAAGTAAATTTTGCTGACGGAAAAACCGAAATAAGCATTAGAATCGATACGTTTGACTCCATCCACGTAATTAGCGATCTGATAGTCGCTAAATGTAGTGATATAATTAGTCATGTCGGTAGGGACTAGTCCCAGATATTGCCAAGTGACTACAACAACAGGGATATTAATTTCAGGGAATATATCGGTAGGAGTCGTCTTTATTGTAAAAAAACCAAAAAAAAGAATAAGAATAGCAATGACCCCAATGGTATAAGGCTTCTTTAGGGATAGTTTTACAAGCCACATATAGTTTTAAGAACGAGTCCTTTTTTCTTTTTTATAAAAAAGATTAAGCAAAAAATATTATATTCATAGATTGAATTTTTTTTCTCTAGAAATATAGTTTCGTCTAAAGCTAGAATTTGTTTGTGTAAAAATATAAAAGTCTTTTTCTTAGTTATTTTTAGTGGTTTTGTATGTTTCTTTTCAGGCTGTGCGCCTTTTACAAACGTCAAAATGGAACGTTTGAAAAAGCAGCCTTCTTTTTTAAATCTCACTGCACGCCCTAAAAGATACAAAGGCAAAGAGGTTTTCCTTGGGGGAACGGTGGCAGCCATTAAGAAAAGTGGCAAAAAAACCAATCTAGAAATTATAGAACTTCCATTGGATGAGAGTGGCAAACCAGCAGTCGATTTCCCATCAGAAGGTAGATTTATAGCCGAAGTTTCTCAAGAAATCGATCCTACTTTTTTTTCTGTTGGAACAGTAGTTACTTTAACTGGTATTGTAGAAGGTAGTGCTCATGGAATCATCCCTGAAGAAGGATCCTTGTTTCCTCTTATTCGCACAAAACGGATCTCTCCCTGGAAAGAACCGATGACTTATGGGAAAAATTCCACTAACTGGTATGATCAGCCAGAAGGCAATCTGCATGCTTGGGGTTGGGGACCGGGGGCATACTGGTGGTAAAATTGGGTTATTGTCATTTATTGCGATTAATGCTATGTCTTCAAATAAGACACCGGTCGTTTTCAAAATTTCAGTCGAATTTCATTTTGGTATCCCTAAAAAAAAGGAGAAATAAAATCAATGTTCAGTTTTGATTTTTCCCTACTGTATCCGTTGGGTCAGTTCGGCTTTGTCGCATTGGCAACAATTCTTTTCTATTTACTAAGTAGGCCAATCCGGCATTTTATAGAAAAAAAACTTACCATCGATCCATCTCAAAGACCCCTTAGTTATCTTAAAGTCTTTCTTCAAAGTTTATGGCTTCCTCTTTGGATAGCTATTCTTTTTACGGTCTCCATTGTGGTGGCGATTTTCGCAACTATCTATGTAGAAGAACGCTTTTCAGTCACCATTTCTTTTATTGACCTTTTCTGGGGATTGTCTTTCGTTTGGTATTTTGCTTTCTGGTGGTTTTTGTTTCGTCTGGCTAAAACTAATTTGGAAATAGTCAAACAGAAGTTTAGCAATAGAGAACAATTTAGAAATATCTTGGCTACTCGTCTAGCTCGTATGCTCTACATTGTGATTCCTGTTATTGGAATATCAGGGGCCTTAGAAATCTATCCTTTTCGTTCAGAAATAAGAGTAGTTTTAAATAAGATCTTTGAAATTCTACTCATTGTTCTTTTAGCTTACTTTTTTTTTGAGTCAGTTGCTATTGGTGGAGAATTTATTATTCATAGGTGGAAAAAAGCAGAGAATGATTTTACAAAGAGGAAAGTTTATACCCAGGTCAAAGTCATTGAGAGAATTCTCTATTTTTTTATCATTCTATTTGCCGTTTCCTCCATTTTGATGCTATTCCCAGAAGTCAGACATATAGGGACAAGTATGCTGGCTTCAGCCGGTGTTATAGGTATTGTCGTTGGATTTGCTGCCCAACACATTTTTTCGAATATTTTTGCAGGCATTCAATTAGCTATCACCCAACCGATTAGGCTTGGAGATATTGTCGTAGTCCAGGGATATTGGGGCACCATTGAAGAAATTACTCTTACTTATGTCGTCGTCCACGTATGGGATCATCGCAGGCTCGTTCTTCCCATCAGCTATTTTACTTCGAATTTCTTCGAGAATTGGACTCGGCATTCATCAGAAATCATGGGCACAGTGTATATTTATGTTGATTATTCTATTCCCGTTGATTCGTTACGAAAACAACTTCAAGAGATTCTTTCTTCCTGTCCACTCTGGGACCAAAAAGTCGCGACTATCCAAGTCACTGAGGCAACGGACAAAGCCATGGAAGTGCGGATTCTTTTGAGCGCCGAAAATTCTTCAAAACTTTGGGATCTCCGCTGCTTGGTTCGAGAAAAAATGATCGGCTATCTTCAACAAACTTTTCCTCAAAGTTTGCCCAAATACCGACTGGATTATGTTAACCACTGGACTCCTCAGGATTCCATGGGAAGCTGTGAGACAACAGAGAAAAAGAAGTAAAAATATCATTTTTAGTTGTTTTAGAACTGCATCAATAGAACTAAGATAAGGCGTTTATGTATAGTCGGCTGTCTGCTAATCAGGGGCTTCCAAAGCCAAGAGCAAGGGAAGAAATTCATCAAGCGGTCATTTCGTTGATTGGAAAATTGAACCTGGCTAAAGGGTCGAAAGTACTTGATGTGCCAATGGGGCCTGGAGCCTTAAGTGTTATTTTACATCAGAATGGATACCAGGTTTTTGGAGTGGATATCGATTTAGAACAATCTGAGCCGGTCCAATCCTATGTTATCCGTAAAAAGGCTGATTTAAACGATTCAATTCCTTTTGAAGATGAATTTTTCGATCTTGCGGTTTCTTTAGAGGGAATCGAGCACCTTGAAAATCCATTTCAGTTTATTCGTGAAATTTCACGGGTGCTTCGTCAGGGAGGCTATTTCATTCTTTCCACTCCTAATATTTGCAATCTTGAAGAAAGACTTAATTACTTCTTCCGTGGAAGTTTTTATCGGTTCATTTCGCCAAACGAATTCAAAGAAAAAGGGAGTGGTTTTGACCACCAAAATCTTATGACTTGGGTCGAAATGAAACAGATTCTTGAATGGAATGAGTTAAAACCGCTTTTTCTGGAAAAAGACAAGATCAAATGGAGACAGCTCCTTTTTCTTTGGCCCTTAGGATTGCTTATTTGGCTTTATGGCAGACTGCAACCTGCTAGTAGAAGAAAGAAGTATTGTATGGACGACAATGAGTCATTCCCAGTTATGTTTGGAGGGAGCAGTTTGATTAGTGTTTCTAAAAAGCTCTTCAAAAACGAAATATGAGTACCTATTCAATTTACAATTCTGTAATTAAGAAAATAGAGCAAAGGATAGATCTCTCTTCAAAGAAACAGCTTTTGGATATTGGGAGTGGCAAAGGAGAATTAATACGATTGGTCAAAGAAAAATGGGATTTGTCGACATTTGCTTGTGATTACACCGATAAATGGATGGAAGTAAAAAATCAAAAAGTCGAGGTTGTAGATCTCAATACAGATCCCTTGCCTTATTCTGATAATTCTTTTGATATCATCACTTGTACAGAGGTGGTTGAACATCTCAATAATTATCGGAAGCTTCTCCAAGAAATGTACAGAGTTTTAAAGCCACAAGGATTAG
Coding sequences within:
- a CDS encoding efflux RND transporter permease subunit; the encoded protein is MWLVKLSLKKPYTIGVIAILILFFGFFTIKTTPTDIFPEINIPVVVVTWQYLGLVPTDMTNYITTFSDYQIANYVDGVKRIDSNAYFGFSVSKIYFQPYVDISMAVAEITSVLQPIIKRMPPGTTPPLIFRFNASSVPVLQIAVSSSSLSESALYDYTIWQLRRDLLSVKGTMFPPPWGGVVRWMTVDLDTNQLIARGVSAQDALDALAGQVLNYPSGDVKIGDRDYFVTLNNVPKNLFEINDFPIKRVYDPNVAYVRKNINDRVIYFRDVGTVHDGGIPQVNLVRLNGVHGILMTTLKTMGASTIQIVDQIKSLLPEIRKANPDKRIQELFDQSVFVRAAIKGVVFEAASAALLTGLMILLFLRSPRSTFVVLTSIPLCIFTALFLLKLFGYTLNLMTLGGLALAVGILVDDATVAVENIHRNKELGKPPLQSIMDGSQQIALPALVATLSISVVFTSVIFLEGPPRFLFIPMALAVVLSLLFSYVLSRSLVTAMIFLLEFKPHEARKTDQFFSFFYKIQGSFYNNFERLRVAYSKALRIVLTNRKKFYFWVSFFITSSLLTFPFIGRDFFPTVDAGIMRLHVYTPTGTRLEKTEEYFSRIEATIKKIIPPTELETIVDNIGLPIYFMATLAMSDSMNQGSFDGEIMINLKEKHRPTAFYMKQLRKTLRKEFPDCVFFFQPADMVNQVLNFGTPAPIDVQVIGTDEKLTAEFAVESLAAIRKIPGIADAHIHQRFDYPTLHLEVDKVRAIEMGLFQIHIANNILNQLSSSYMVKPTYWPDPKTTINYPLLAFSPQLKFNSINDLLNIPLTSITTPFLVGTTPSVESTQTLLGNVLNPELLANVVSLTHSQEPAMISHSTMKPVFDILCNVQDRDLGSVAGSIEKKLEPLRKKLPPLYRINISGQVTSMNSAFQQLGFGIVFAIILVYLLMVINFQSWREPFIILTGLPIAACGVLWMLFITRTTFNVPSLMGILMAIGVTSSNSILLITFANQRVKEGLSPLEASIEAGTIRFRPILMTATAMIIGMLPMSLGLTEGGEQYMPLGRAVIGGLLIGTVGTLFFVPSMFTTIRQGKK
- a CDS encoding Slp family lipoprotein; the encoded protein is MCKNIKVFFLVIFSGFVCFFSGCAPFTNVKMERLKKQPSFLNLTARPKRYKGKEVFLGGTVAAIKKSGKKTNLEIIELPLDESGKPAVDFPSEGRFIAEVSQEIDPTFFSVGTVVTLTGIVEGSAHGIIPEEGSLFPLIRTKRISPWKEPMTYGKNSTNWYDQPEGNLHAWGWGPGAYWW
- a CDS encoding mechanosensitive ion channel family protein; the protein is MFSFDFSLLYPLGQFGFVALATILFYLLSRPIRHFIEKKLTIDPSQRPLSYLKVFLQSLWLPLWIAILFTVSIVVAIFATIYVEERFSVTISFIDLFWGLSFVWYFAFWWFLFRLAKTNLEIVKQKFSNREQFRNILATRLARMLYIVIPVIGISGALEIYPFRSEIRVVLNKIFEILLIVLLAYFFFESVAIGGEFIIHRWKKAENDFTKRKVYTQVKVIERILYFFIILFAVSSILMLFPEVRHIGTSMLASAGVIGIVVGFAAQHIFSNIFAGIQLAITQPIRLGDIVVVQGYWGTIEEITLTYVVVHVWDHRRLVLPISYFTSNFFENWTRHSSEIMGTVYIYVDYSIPVDSLRKQLQEILSSCPLWDQKVATIQVTEATDKAMEVRILLSAENSSKLWDLRCLVREKMIGYLQQTFPQSLPKYRLDYVNHWTPQDSMGSCETTEKKK
- a CDS encoding class I SAM-dependent methyltransferase, which translates into the protein MYSRLSANQGLPKPRAREEIHQAVISLIGKLNLAKGSKVLDVPMGPGALSVILHQNGYQVFGVDIDLEQSEPVQSYVIRKKADLNDSIPFEDEFFDLAVSLEGIEHLENPFQFIREISRVLRQGGYFILSTPNICNLEERLNYFFRGSFYRFISPNEFKEKGSGFDHQNLMTWVEMKQILEWNELKPLFLEKDKIKWRQLLFLWPLGLLIWLYGRLQPASRRKKYCMDDNESFPVMFGGSSLISVSKKLFKNEI